Proteins co-encoded in one Salvia splendens isolate huo1 chromosome 4, SspV2, whole genome shotgun sequence genomic window:
- the LOC121801091 gene encoding DELLA protein GAI1-like yields MDMAEIVVSQSTYEKRGDVYKLVESDYAEHLKRVLWLLDASEKLAKRHYDEAEELLVLALSGSLEGHPIETVLTLSGKYLRERIYVGRGRIDLEREVEHVDIDQAVMDLKVNVVEIEQKLPSSQISNFTGVQTILDSVAAAERIHFIDFGPKFGSYWILVMDALARRGVKQLKISAVCSATDSVEETGNLLSSFAESMNLPFVLTILHLETREFEKDRLQLEAGETVAVFMEFCLIRLSDHPKGIGALLRGIKDLNPLVLIIVDVETDINAVDFAPRFKEALLLMCALVDSLEACLGRENQYRKIVEKIYFQEVICNGVLREDGGFKRCFKIDLWREYFAEFGLVETELSQPSMHQERLMVKGSPSWSSCILNMNGKSMIIGWNGIPIRFVSAWKFSNDEGEEKL; encoded by the coding sequence ATGGATATGGCTGAAATAGTAGTATCTCAGTCCACTTATGAAAAAAGAGGTGATGTTTACAAACTTGTGGAATCTGATTATGCTGAGCATTTGAAGCGCGTCTTATGGCTGCTCGATGCTTCTGAAAAGCTCGCCAAACGACACTATGATGAGGCCGAGGAGCTGCTTGTGCTAGCCCTCTCGGGCTCTCTTGAAGGTCACCCTATTGAAACAGTTCTCACACTCTCTGGTAAATATCTAAGGGAAAGGATTTATGTGGGGAGAGGAAGGATCGATCTTGAGAGGGAGGTCGAACACGTGGATATCGACCAAGCAGTGATGGATCTCAAAGTTAATGTGGTCGAAATTGAACAGAAACTCCCCTCCAGCCAGATCTCAAATTTCACTGGGGTTCAGACCATTCTTGACTCTGTTGCAGCAGCTGAGAGAATTCATTTCATTGATTTTGGGCCAAAGTTTGGGTCGTATTGGATACTAGTGATGGATGCTCTAGCCAGACGAGGTGTGAAGCAGCTCAAGATCAGTGCTGTATGCTCAGCTACAGATAGTGTTGAAGAAACAGGCAATTTGCTGTCATCTTTTGCAGAGTCCATGAACTTGCCTTTCGTGTTGACGATTCTGCATCTGGAGACGAGGGAGTTTGAGAAGGATCGTCTGCAGTTGGAAGCTGGTGAAACAGTGGCCGTTTTCATGGAGTTCTGTCTCATACGATTATCAGATCACCCCAAGGGTATTGGAGCTTTACTAAGAGGGATCAAGGACCTCAACCCTCTCGTTTTGATAATTGTTGATGTGGAGACAGATATCAATGCAGTGGATTTTGCTCCTCGGTTCAAGGAGGCGCTCCTCCTCATGTGTGCCTTGGTTGACAGCCTAGAGGCCTGTCTGGGACGGGAGAACCAGTACAGAAAGATAGTGGAGAAGATCTACTTTCAGGAGGTGATCTGCAATGGCGTTCTGCGTGAAGATGGTGGCTTTAAGCGATGTTTTAAGATTGATTTGTGGAGGGAATACTTTGCAGAGTTCGGTCTAGTGGAGACGGAGCTCAGCCAGCCATCTATGCATCAGGAAAGATTGATGGTGAAAGGAAGTCCTAGCTGGAGTTCCTGCATTCTCAATATGAACGGGAAAAGTATGATTATTGGCTGGAACGGGATCCCAATTCGGTTTGTGTCTGCTTGGAAGTTCAGCAATGACGAAGGTGAGGAAAAGCTCTGA
- the LOC121799798 gene encoding probable LRR receptor-like serine/threonine-protein kinase At1g12460, whose amino-acid sequence MRKLGTVSHTIAFLYAFYLLNIVSIFVSPITQKEILLQFKGDIWDDPYDCLKNWDSSKNPCQDYGGVSCDSDGNVVKILLWNCSLGGFLSPALSGLKSLRIISLFGNKLTGNIPVEYGDIGSLRKINLSSNALSGSIPEFLGDLPNIRFLDLSRNEYNGEIPSALFNNCYKTRFVSLAHNNLSGPIPVSVKNCFNLEGIDLSFNGLSGRLPPELCEIPAISYLSVRSNKLSGSVEEQVSKCRSLNLLDLGSNVFTGPAPLEVIGLMNVTYFNISWNGFQGAFSDVGTCSRSLEVFDISGNDLYGEIPASISKCSGLKYLDLSFNGLNGSIPVGIADLKKLLVMRLGDNSLDGTIPAEFGSIEWLEVLDLQNLKLVGEIPNEITQCRFLLELNISGNSLEGEIPHNLDNMTYLEVLDLHENQISGNIPLSVGNLSNLVWLDLSENLLSGSIPSTLGNLRNLLYFSVSSNHLSGAIPSVGSIQQFGPSPFLHNPDLCGAPLETFCSNAGLTNPARKPKLSASAIVAIVAATLIVTGVCVITIINTRARSRKRGDEAMVLESATTTLASSESSVMLGKLVLFSSSLPSKYKDWEAGTKALLDKECLIGGGSIGTVYKTTLQGGVMIAMKRLKALGRINSQEEFEHEIGLLGSLHHPNLVTIQGYYWSSNMQLLLSEFVSKGNLYNNLHGLNDDRSNPDLNWSRRFDIAVGTARALAYLHHDCRPPVLHLNIKSTNVLLDENYTAKLSDYGLGKLLPLLGSYGLTKVHHGVGYIAPELAQSSRLSDKCDVYSYGVVLLEIVTGRKPVGKEAANEVVVLREYVRGLVEKGVASKCFDRSLSGFAENEGIQVMKLGLICTSDMPSRRPSMSEVVQVLESIRNGSGS is encoded by the exons ATGAGAAAACTAGGTACAGTTTCCCATACTATTGCGTTTCTTTACGCCTTCTACCTGCTTAATATTGTCTCAATCTTTGTCTCTCCCATTACCCAAAAGGAGATTTTGCTTCAATTCAAGGGTGACATTTGGGATGACCCTTATGATTGTTTGAAGAATTGGGATTCTAGTAAAAACCCCTGCCAAGATTATGGTGGGGTATCTTGTGATTCGGATGGAAATGTTGTGAAAATTCTCTTGTGGAATTGTAGTCTTGGTGGGTTCTTATCCCCTGCATTATCTGGATTGAAATCTTTGAGGATTATATCATTGTTTGGGAATAAGCTAACTGGTAATATTCCTGTTGAGTATGGTGATATTGGTTCATTGCGGAAGATCAATTTAAGCTCCAACGCACTTTCTGGATCAATCCCGGAGTTTCTTGGAGATTTGCCAAACATAAGGTTTCTTGATTTGTCAAGAAATGAGTATAATGGAGAGATACCTTCAGCATTGTTCAATAACTGTTACAAGACTAGGTTCGTGTCGTTGGCACATAACAACCTCTCGGGCCCAATCCCCGTGTCTGTTAAGAACTGCTTCAATCTAGAAGGGATTGATTTGTCTTTCAACGGTCTTAGTGGGAGATTGCCTCCTGAATTGTGTGAAATTCCAGCAATTTCATATCTGTCTGTGAGGAGTAATAAGCTTTCGGGTAGTGTTGAAGAGCAGGTCTCAAAATGTAGGAGTTTGAACCTATTAGATCTGGGTAGCAATGTGTTCACTGGGCCTGCCCCGTTGGAGGTTATAGGATTGATGAATGTTACATACTTCAATATTTCTTGGAATGGTTTTCAAGGGGCCTTTTCGGATGTAGGAACTTGCTCTAGGAGTTTGGAGGTTTTTGATATTTCAGGAAATGATCTGTATGGTGAGATTCCTGCATCTATCTCCAAATGCAGTGGCCTTAAGTACTTGGATTTGAGCTTTAATGGGTTGAATGGAAGCATACCAGTTGGTATTGCAGATTTGAAGAAGCTCTTGGTGATGAGATTAGGTGATAACTCGTTAGATGGGACGATTCCTGCAGAGTTTGGGAGTATAGAATGGTTGGAAGTTCTTGATTTACAGAACCTCAAACTTGTTGGTGAGATCCCTAATGAGATCACCCAATGCCGGTTTCTCCTTGAGCT GAATATCTCTGGTAATTCTTTGGAGGGAGAGATTCCTCATAACCTCGACAACATGACCTACCTCGAAGTTCTTGATCTACACGAGAATCAAATCTCCGGTAACATACCACTCTCTGTAGGGAATTTGTCCAACTTAGTGTGGTTAGATTTATCAGAGAATTTGCTCTCTGGTTCAATTCCGTCCACTTTAGGAAACTTGAGAAACTTGCTTTACTTCAGTGTCTCTTCCAACCACCTTTCTGGTGCAATCCCTTCGGTTGGAAGCATCCAGCAGTTCGGACCATCCCCGTTTCTTCACAATCCAGACCTTTGTGGTGCTCCATTGGAGACATTTTGCTCTAATGCTGGTCTTACTAACCCTGCAAGAAAACCAAAGCTGAGCGCCTCTGCCATCGTTGCCATAGTTGCTGCCACTCTAATTGTCACTGGTGTCTGTGTCATAACCATCATCAACACGAGGGCTCGCAGCAGGAAAAGAGGAGACGAAGCCATGGTTTTGGAGAGTGCTACCACTACATTAGCTTCATCCGAATCTAGTGTGATGCTCGGGAAACTGGTCCTCTTCAGCTCAAGTTTACCCTCAAAGTACAAGGATTGGGAAGCGGGCACGAAGGCATTGCTAGACAAGGAATGCTTGATTGGTGGAGGCTCCATTGGAACAGTGTACAAAACTACATTACAAGGAGGGGTAATGATAGCTATGAAGAGGCTGAAAGCGCTTGGAAGAATCAATAGCCAAGAAGAATTTGAGCATGAAATCGGACTCCTGGGAAGCCTGCACCACCCTAACCTTGTCACAATTCAAGGTTACTACTGGTCATCCAACATGCAATTGCTTCTATCAGAATTTGTTTCCAAGGGAAATCTATACAACAATCTGCATGGTCTGAACGATGATCGAAGTAATCCAGATTTGAATTGGTCGAGGAGGTTTGATATAGCAGTCGGGACAGCTAGAGCCTTGGCCTATCTTCATCATGACTGCAGACCTCCGGTTCTCCATCTCAACATCAAATCAACCAACGTGCTTCTTGATGAGAACTACACGGCCAAACTGTCTGATTATGGCCTAGGCAAGCTGCTTCCATTGCTAGGGAGCTATGGTTTGACGAAGGTTCACCATGGAGTAGGATACATCGCACCAGAGCTGGCTCAGAGCTCGCGGCTCAGTGATAAATGTGATGTGTACAGCTACGGAGTTGTTCTGTTGGAGATTGTCACCGGGAGGAAGCCGGTGGGTAAGGAAGCAGCAAATGAGGTGGTGGTGTTACGTGAGTATGTTCGAGGTCTGGTAGAGAAAGGTGTTGCTTCAAAATGTTTTGACAGAAGTTTGAGTGGATTTGCAGAGAATGAGGGGATCCAGGTGATGAAGTTGGGGCTGATTTGTACATCGGATATGCCGTCGCGGAGGCCGAGCATGTCTGAGGTTGTTCAAGTTCTTGAATCTATAAGGAACGGCTCTGGTTCTTGA
- the LOC121801092 gene encoding uncharacterized protein LOC121801092, which produces MQREEYVKQESMSSSSNASAKEAERKNQKQGYDTVDEELQVQANVVSLDYLYLEMVSPPFQDCQETMKILSEIKPQDSQPTLPSASLEVPRCCRRSVGVENKTRRQPQSSSQLSASYIIELAAATFVHSNISHTFVSALSGLSADDARDVQLVLSLLKCAEKVCSEQYDCTGKLLEVCSELRLNQMNVIQRLVYYFNQALCERIERKTGRFKHVLHISPHN; this is translated from the exons ATGCAGAGAGAGGAATACGTCAAGCAAGAGAGCATGTCCAGCTCTAGCAATGCATCTGCCAAGGAAGCCGAAAGAAAAAATCAGAAACAG GGATACGATACCGTTGATGAAGAGCTGCAAGTTCAAGCTAATGTTGTCTCTCTCGATTATCTTTATCTAGAGATGGTCTCTCCACCATTTCAAGATTGTCAAGAAACTATGAAAATACTTTCTGAGATCAAACCTCAAGATTCACAACCTACACTTCCATCTGCATCCTTGGAGGTTCCGAGGTGCTGCAGAAGGAGCGTTGGCGTCGAAAATAAGACACGGAGACAGCCTCAATCTTCGTCTCAATTGTCAGCTAGTTACATAATTGAGTTGGCTGCAGCGACCTTCGTCCATTCCAATATTAGCCATACATTTGTGAGCGCCCTCTCCGGCCTCTCTGCAGACGACGCTAGAGATGTTCAGCTCGTGCTGAGTTTGCTGAAGTGTGCGGAGAAAGTCTGCAGTGAGCAGTATGATTGTACAGGCAAGCTTCTTGAAGTTTGCAGCGAGCTGAGGTTAAACCAAATGAATGTTATACAAAGATTGGTGTACTATTTTAACCAAGCTCTTTGTGAAAGGATTGAGCGCAAAACCGGGAGATTCAAACACGTGTTGCATATCTCGCCACACaactag